Proteins found in one Hevea brasiliensis isolate MT/VB/25A 57/8 chromosome 18, ASM3005281v1, whole genome shotgun sequence genomic segment:
- the LOC110654938 gene encoding G-type lectin S-receptor-like serine/threonine-protein kinase At1g11410 isoform X2, giving the protein MASKIHSLKHLLLLFQITLAASLDIIPINQSFTEGNLLVSKGNNFAFGFFSPGNATSKYLGIWFHQVSKPSVVWVANRNNPITGSSGILSINPCGNLVLYNDPNRKVPLWSTNISGEVTDSCVVQLLDSGNLVLLRGRNKRLVWQSFDHPTDTLLPGMRISLNPKTGLERILTSWRSEDDPGTGDYSIKFNPRGIPQIFLYKGSNPHWRSSPWPWRTFSDLYNYTYELDQEELYLLYHIKDASIIIKITIDDQGFNKWLRWQKSDNQWKEFWSTPKYRCDFYAQCGAYSKCDPSNPDRYECSCLPGYEPKSPRDWYLRDASGGCVRKRLESSSVCGHGEGFVKVENVKFPDTSTAAFVGMNMSLVECEQECLRNCSCSAYTNVEIAGKDSRCVAWYGELIDTADHMDNKHNLYVRVDATELVANARKSSFFLRKGLDILILSVVLAWLTVILFAYLWIRRKKSVTKNKWKRKLFDPTTDSINYKNTLVASELGRNSHPPDIEFFDLGTIVAATNNFSPANKLGQGGFGSVYKGQISNEQEIAVKRLSKSSGQGIEEFKNEVMLIAKLQHRNLVKLLGCCIQGGEQMLIYEYLPNKSLDSFLFVSGKKSTGFYQEDSCLSLIGHMWKLWEEQRVLEMVDSSLEGSYPPQEALRCTQIGLLCVTENAVDRPTMSEVVVMLSSETAALPSPKQPAFIFRTSCSNAISLAIGEEEDSSSINEVTMVSFVTR; this is encoded by the exons ATGGCTTCCAAGATACACTCTCTCAAGCATTTGCTTCTACTCTTCCAAATCACATTAGCTGCCTCCCTTGATATCATACCCATAAACCAATCCTTTACAGAAGGCAATCTTCTAGTCTCCAAGGGAAATAATTTTGCATTTGGGTTTTTTAGCCCTGGCAATGCTACCAGTAAATATCTTGGAATTTGGTTCCATCAAGTTTCAAAACCATCTGTTGTGTGGGTGGCAAACAGGAACAACCCTATCACTGGCTCCTCGGGAATTCTTTCGATCAACCCATGTGGGAATCTCGTTCTGTATAATGATCCTAACCGAAAAGTTCCACTTTGGTCTACAAATATTTCAGGGGAAGTAACTGATTCTTGTGTGGTTCAACTCTTGGATTCAGGAAACTTGGTTTTGCTCCGAGGCAGAAATAAAAGATTGGTGTGGCAAAGTTTTGATCATCCTACTGATACCCTTCTACCTGGAATGAGAATTTCGCTAAATCCGAAGACAGGTCTAGAGCGGATCTTAACCTCATGGAGATCAGAAGATGACCCAGGAACTGGAGACTACTCGATTAAGTTCAATCCAAGGGGGATACCGCAAATCTTTCTTTATAAAGGCTCAAATCCTCACTGGCGATCCTCCCCTTGGCCATGGAGGACTTTCTCAGATTTATACAACTACACTTATGAATTAGATCAAGAGGAGTTATACTTATTATACCATATCAAAGATGCTTCTATTATCATAAAAATTACGATTGATGATCAAGGATTCAACAAGTGGCTAAGGTGGCAAAAGAGTGATAATCAATGGAAGGAGTTCTGGTCTACACCTAAATACAGGTGTGATTTCTATGCACAGTGCGGCGCTTACAGTAAGTGTGATCCTAGCAATCCTGATAGATATGAGTGTTCTTGTTTACCTGGGTATGAACCCAAATCCCCAAGGGACTGGTATCTAAGAGATGCATCAGGAGGATGTGTCAGGAAGCGATTAGAATCTTCCTCAGTCTGTGGACATGGAGAAGGGTTTGTGAAAGTTGAAAACGTCAAGTTTCCTGACACTTCAACTGCAGCTTTTGTGGGCATGAATATGAGCCTTGTGGAGTGTGAACAGGAATGCTTGAGGAATTGTTCTTGCTCTGCATATACAAATGTAGAAATTGCTGGGAAAGATAGTAGATGTGTAGCATGGTATGGGGAACTAATAGACACAGCAGATCATATGGATAACAAACATAATCTGTATGTTCGTGTTGATGCAACTGAATTAG TTGCAAATGCCAGAAAGTCAAGCTTTTTTCTCAGAAAGGGGCTAGACATTCTAATACTGTCCGTTGTTTTAGCATGGCTCACCGTTATCTTATTTGCCTATTTGTGGATTAGGAGGAAGAAAAGTG TGACTAAGAACAAATGGAAAAGAAAACTCTTTGATCCTACCACTGATTCAATCAACTACAAAAATACTCTGGTGGCAAGTGAGCTTGGTCGGAATAGCCATCCTCCTGACATAGAATTTTTTGATCTCGGCACCATAGTTGCTGCCACTAACAACTTCTCTCCAGCTAACAAACTTGGCCAGGGTGGCTTTGGTTCAGTTTATAAG GGTCAGATATCTAATGAACAGGAGATTGCTGTAAAACGACTATCTAAAAGTTCAGGGCAAGGAATAGAAGAATTTAAAAATGAAGTTATGTTGATTGCAAAGCTTCAACATAGGAATCTAGTGAAACTTCTTGGATGCTGTATTCAGGGAGGAGAGCAAATGTTAATTTATGAATATTTGCCAAACAAAAGTTTGGACTCATTTCTTTTTG TGAGTGGCAAGAAGAGCACTGGGTTTTACCAAGAGGATTCTTGCTTGAGCTTGATAGGACAT ATGTGGAAGTTATGGGAAGAGCAAAGAGTGTTGGAGATGGTTGATTCATCACTAGAAGGATCATATCCTCCCCAAGAAGCCCTGAGATGCACTCAAATTGGGCTCTTATGTGTTACAGAAAATGCTGTGGACAGACCAACTATGTCAGAAGTTGTAGTGATGTTGAGTAGCGAAACAGCTGCTCTTCCCTCTCCAAAACAACCTGCTTTCATTTTCAGAACATCTTGTAGCAATGCTATATCTCTAGCAATAGGGGAAGAGGAAGACTCATCTTCCATCAATGAGGTTACAATGG
- the LOC110654938 gene encoding G-type lectin S-receptor-like serine/threonine-protein kinase At1g11410 isoform X3, with protein MASKIHSLKHLLLLFQITLAASLDIIPINQSFTEGNLLVSKGNNFAFGFFSPGNATSKYLGIWFHQVSKPSVVWVANRNNPITGSSGILSINPCGNLVLYNDPNRKVPLWSTNISGEVTDSCVVQLLDSGNLVLLRGRNKRLVWQSFDHPTDTLLPGMRISLNPKTGLERILTSWRSEDDPGTGDYSIKFNPRGIPQIFLYKGSNPHWRSSPWPWRTFSDLYNYTYELDQEELYLLYHIKDASIIIKITIDDQGFNKWLRWQKSDNQWKEFWSTPKYRCDFYAQCGAYSKCDPSNPDRYECSCLPGYEPKSPRDWYLRDASGGCVRKRLESSSVCGHGEGFVKVENVKFPDTSTAAFVGMNMSLVECEQECLRNCSCSAYTNVEIAGKDSRCVAWYGELIDTADHMDNKHNLYVRVDATELVANARKSSFFLRKGLDILILSVVLAWLTVILFAYLWIRRKKSVTKNKWKRKLFDPTTDSINYKNTLVASELGRNSHPPDIEFFDLGTIVAATNNFSPANKLGQGGFGSVYKGQISNEQEIAVKRLSKSSGQGIEEFKNEVMLIAKLQHRNLVKLLGCCIQGGEQMLIYEYLPNKSLDSFLFDQTRKSLLDWRKRFNIIIGIARGILYLHQDSRLRIIHRDLKCSNILLDEEMNPKISDFGMARIFKADQIQEKTNRVVGTYEWQEEHWVLPRGFLLELDRTYVEVMGRAKSVGDG; from the exons ATGGCTTCCAAGATACACTCTCTCAAGCATTTGCTTCTACTCTTCCAAATCACATTAGCTGCCTCCCTTGATATCATACCCATAAACCAATCCTTTACAGAAGGCAATCTTCTAGTCTCCAAGGGAAATAATTTTGCATTTGGGTTTTTTAGCCCTGGCAATGCTACCAGTAAATATCTTGGAATTTGGTTCCATCAAGTTTCAAAACCATCTGTTGTGTGGGTGGCAAACAGGAACAACCCTATCACTGGCTCCTCGGGAATTCTTTCGATCAACCCATGTGGGAATCTCGTTCTGTATAATGATCCTAACCGAAAAGTTCCACTTTGGTCTACAAATATTTCAGGGGAAGTAACTGATTCTTGTGTGGTTCAACTCTTGGATTCAGGAAACTTGGTTTTGCTCCGAGGCAGAAATAAAAGATTGGTGTGGCAAAGTTTTGATCATCCTACTGATACCCTTCTACCTGGAATGAGAATTTCGCTAAATCCGAAGACAGGTCTAGAGCGGATCTTAACCTCATGGAGATCAGAAGATGACCCAGGAACTGGAGACTACTCGATTAAGTTCAATCCAAGGGGGATACCGCAAATCTTTCTTTATAAAGGCTCAAATCCTCACTGGCGATCCTCCCCTTGGCCATGGAGGACTTTCTCAGATTTATACAACTACACTTATGAATTAGATCAAGAGGAGTTATACTTATTATACCATATCAAAGATGCTTCTATTATCATAAAAATTACGATTGATGATCAAGGATTCAACAAGTGGCTAAGGTGGCAAAAGAGTGATAATCAATGGAAGGAGTTCTGGTCTACACCTAAATACAGGTGTGATTTCTATGCACAGTGCGGCGCTTACAGTAAGTGTGATCCTAGCAATCCTGATAGATATGAGTGTTCTTGTTTACCTGGGTATGAACCCAAATCCCCAAGGGACTGGTATCTAAGAGATGCATCAGGAGGATGTGTCAGGAAGCGATTAGAATCTTCCTCAGTCTGTGGACATGGAGAAGGGTTTGTGAAAGTTGAAAACGTCAAGTTTCCTGACACTTCAACTGCAGCTTTTGTGGGCATGAATATGAGCCTTGTGGAGTGTGAACAGGAATGCTTGAGGAATTGTTCTTGCTCTGCATATACAAATGTAGAAATTGCTGGGAAAGATAGTAGATGTGTAGCATGGTATGGGGAACTAATAGACACAGCAGATCATATGGATAACAAACATAATCTGTATGTTCGTGTTGATGCAACTGAATTAG TTGCAAATGCCAGAAAGTCAAGCTTTTTTCTCAGAAAGGGGCTAGACATTCTAATACTGTCCGTTGTTTTAGCATGGCTCACCGTTATCTTATTTGCCTATTTGTGGATTAGGAGGAAGAAAAGTG TGACTAAGAACAAATGGAAAAGAAAACTCTTTGATCCTACCACTGATTCAATCAACTACAAAAATACTCTGGTGGCAAGTGAGCTTGGTCGGAATAGCCATCCTCCTGACATAGAATTTTTTGATCTCGGCACCATAGTTGCTGCCACTAACAACTTCTCTCCAGCTAACAAACTTGGCCAGGGTGGCTTTGGTTCAGTTTATAAG GGTCAGATATCTAATGAACAGGAGATTGCTGTAAAACGACTATCTAAAAGTTCAGGGCAAGGAATAGAAGAATTTAAAAATGAAGTTATGTTGATTGCAAAGCTTCAACATAGGAATCTAGTGAAACTTCTTGGATGCTGTATTCAGGGAGGAGAGCAAATGTTAATTTATGAATATTTGCCAAACAAAAGTTTGGACTCATTTCTTTTTG ATCAAACAAGAAAATCATTGCTTGATTGGAGGAAACGCTTCAACATAATAATAGGGATTGCTCGTGGGATCTTATATCTTCACCAAGACTCAAGGTTGAGAATTATTCATAGGGATTTAAAATGTAGCAATATTCTATTAGATGAAGAGATGAAcccaaaaatttcagattttggcaTGGCTAGAATATTCAAAGCTGACCAAATTCAAGAAAAGACAAACCGAGTTGTTGGAACATA TGAGTGGCAAGAAGAGCACTGGGTTTTACCAAGAGGATTCTTGCTTGAGCTTGATAGGACAT ATGTGGAAGTTATGGGAAGAGCAAAGAGTGTTGGAGATGGTTGA
- the LOC110654938 gene encoding G-type lectin S-receptor-like serine/threonine-protein kinase At1g11410 isoform X1, whose translation MASKIHSLKHLLLLFQITLAASLDIIPINQSFTEGNLLVSKGNNFAFGFFSPGNATSKYLGIWFHQVSKPSVVWVANRNNPITGSSGILSINPCGNLVLYNDPNRKVPLWSTNISGEVTDSCVVQLLDSGNLVLLRGRNKRLVWQSFDHPTDTLLPGMRISLNPKTGLERILTSWRSEDDPGTGDYSIKFNPRGIPQIFLYKGSNPHWRSSPWPWRTFSDLYNYTYELDQEELYLLYHIKDASIIIKITIDDQGFNKWLRWQKSDNQWKEFWSTPKYRCDFYAQCGAYSKCDPSNPDRYECSCLPGYEPKSPRDWYLRDASGGCVRKRLESSSVCGHGEGFVKVENVKFPDTSTAAFVGMNMSLVECEQECLRNCSCSAYTNVEIAGKDSRCVAWYGELIDTADHMDNKHNLYVRVDATELVANARKSSFFLRKGLDILILSVVLAWLTVILFAYLWIRRKKSVTKNKWKRKLFDPTTDSINYKNTLVASELGRNSHPPDIEFFDLGTIVAATNNFSPANKLGQGGFGSVYKGQISNEQEIAVKRLSKSSGQGIEEFKNEVMLIAKLQHRNLVKLLGCCIQGGEQMLIYEYLPNKSLDSFLFDQTRKSLLDWRKRFNIIIGIARGILYLHQDSRLRIIHRDLKCSNILLDEEMNPKISDFGMARIFKADQIQEKTNRVVGTYGYMSPEYAVFGKFSIKSDVFSFGIILLEIVSGKKSTGFYQEDSCLSLIGHMWKLWEEQRVLEMVDSSLEGSYPPQEALRCTQIGLLCVTENAVDRPTMSEVVVMLSSETAALPSPKQPAFIFRTSCSNAISLAIGEEEDSSSINEVTMVSFVTR comes from the exons ATGGCTTCCAAGATACACTCTCTCAAGCATTTGCTTCTACTCTTCCAAATCACATTAGCTGCCTCCCTTGATATCATACCCATAAACCAATCCTTTACAGAAGGCAATCTTCTAGTCTCCAAGGGAAATAATTTTGCATTTGGGTTTTTTAGCCCTGGCAATGCTACCAGTAAATATCTTGGAATTTGGTTCCATCAAGTTTCAAAACCATCTGTTGTGTGGGTGGCAAACAGGAACAACCCTATCACTGGCTCCTCGGGAATTCTTTCGATCAACCCATGTGGGAATCTCGTTCTGTATAATGATCCTAACCGAAAAGTTCCACTTTGGTCTACAAATATTTCAGGGGAAGTAACTGATTCTTGTGTGGTTCAACTCTTGGATTCAGGAAACTTGGTTTTGCTCCGAGGCAGAAATAAAAGATTGGTGTGGCAAAGTTTTGATCATCCTACTGATACCCTTCTACCTGGAATGAGAATTTCGCTAAATCCGAAGACAGGTCTAGAGCGGATCTTAACCTCATGGAGATCAGAAGATGACCCAGGAACTGGAGACTACTCGATTAAGTTCAATCCAAGGGGGATACCGCAAATCTTTCTTTATAAAGGCTCAAATCCTCACTGGCGATCCTCCCCTTGGCCATGGAGGACTTTCTCAGATTTATACAACTACACTTATGAATTAGATCAAGAGGAGTTATACTTATTATACCATATCAAAGATGCTTCTATTATCATAAAAATTACGATTGATGATCAAGGATTCAACAAGTGGCTAAGGTGGCAAAAGAGTGATAATCAATGGAAGGAGTTCTGGTCTACACCTAAATACAGGTGTGATTTCTATGCACAGTGCGGCGCTTACAGTAAGTGTGATCCTAGCAATCCTGATAGATATGAGTGTTCTTGTTTACCTGGGTATGAACCCAAATCCCCAAGGGACTGGTATCTAAGAGATGCATCAGGAGGATGTGTCAGGAAGCGATTAGAATCTTCCTCAGTCTGTGGACATGGAGAAGGGTTTGTGAAAGTTGAAAACGTCAAGTTTCCTGACACTTCAACTGCAGCTTTTGTGGGCATGAATATGAGCCTTGTGGAGTGTGAACAGGAATGCTTGAGGAATTGTTCTTGCTCTGCATATACAAATGTAGAAATTGCTGGGAAAGATAGTAGATGTGTAGCATGGTATGGGGAACTAATAGACACAGCAGATCATATGGATAACAAACATAATCTGTATGTTCGTGTTGATGCAACTGAATTAG TTGCAAATGCCAGAAAGTCAAGCTTTTTTCTCAGAAAGGGGCTAGACATTCTAATACTGTCCGTTGTTTTAGCATGGCTCACCGTTATCTTATTTGCCTATTTGTGGATTAGGAGGAAGAAAAGTG TGACTAAGAACAAATGGAAAAGAAAACTCTTTGATCCTACCACTGATTCAATCAACTACAAAAATACTCTGGTGGCAAGTGAGCTTGGTCGGAATAGCCATCCTCCTGACATAGAATTTTTTGATCTCGGCACCATAGTTGCTGCCACTAACAACTTCTCTCCAGCTAACAAACTTGGCCAGGGTGGCTTTGGTTCAGTTTATAAG GGTCAGATATCTAATGAACAGGAGATTGCTGTAAAACGACTATCTAAAAGTTCAGGGCAAGGAATAGAAGAATTTAAAAATGAAGTTATGTTGATTGCAAAGCTTCAACATAGGAATCTAGTGAAACTTCTTGGATGCTGTATTCAGGGAGGAGAGCAAATGTTAATTTATGAATATTTGCCAAACAAAAGTTTGGACTCATTTCTTTTTG ATCAAACAAGAAAATCATTGCTTGATTGGAGGAAACGCTTCAACATAATAATAGGGATTGCTCGTGGGATCTTATATCTTCACCAAGACTCAAGGTTGAGAATTATTCATAGGGATTTAAAATGTAGCAATATTCTATTAGATGAAGAGATGAAcccaaaaatttcagattttggcaTGGCTAGAATATTCAAAGCTGACCAAATTCAAGAAAAGACAAACCGAGTTGTTGGAACATA TGGGTATATGTCACCAGAGTATGCAGTGTTTGGAAAGTTTTCAATAAAATCTGATGTGTTTAGTTTTGGCATCATATTGTTGGAGATAGTGAGTGGCAAGAAGAGCACTGGGTTTTACCAAGAGGATTCTTGCTTGAGCTTGATAGGACAT ATGTGGAAGTTATGGGAAGAGCAAAGAGTGTTGGAGATGGTTGATTCATCACTAGAAGGATCATATCCTCCCCAAGAAGCCCTGAGATGCACTCAAATTGGGCTCTTATGTGTTACAGAAAATGCTGTGGACAGACCAACTATGTCAGAAGTTGTAGTGATGTTGAGTAGCGAAACAGCTGCTCTTCCCTCTCCAAAACAACCTGCTTTCATTTTCAGAACATCTTGTAGCAATGCTATATCTCTAGCAATAGGGGAAGAGGAAGACTCATCTTCCATCAATGAGGTTACAATGG